The Monodelphis domestica isolate mMonDom1 chromosome 7, mMonDom1.pri, whole genome shotgun sequence genome window below encodes:
- the SMIM22 gene encoding small integral membrane protein 22: MAPSSRDVGTELEETVQQLLGRLKSHRLFQSEWDIAACVVFLTFIGTVLVLMLLVLLHCCCRCGCHSSSPPKRRPKGVDNLALEP; this comes from the exons ATGGCCCCGTCCAGCAGGGATGTGGGGACCGAGCTGGAGGAGACTGTGCAGCAACTGCTGGGCCGCCTGAAGAGCCACCGTCTGTTTCAGTCTGAGTGGGACATTGCGGCCTGTGTGGTCTTCCTCACCTTCATTG GAACCGTACTGGTGCTGATGCTCCTCGTCCTCCTGCACTGCTGCTGCCGCTGCGGCTGCCATTCCTCCAGCCCCCCAAAG AGGAGACCCAAGGGAGTGGACAACTTAGCCCTGGAACCGTAG